Within the Gemmatimonadaceae bacterium genome, the region TCCAGATGAGGCGGCAGATCTGATTCCGGATCACCTCATGACGACTGCGGATTTAAATGACTGGGAGGCAACGAACATAGTCCACGCCCAGGAGTGGGCGTTGGGAAGAAAACATCCGGACGTCGCTACCGAACATTTTGTGAAGTCGCTGCACCTTCGAATGTTCGATGAGACCTGGACGTGGGCAGGGAAGTACCGAGTATCCGAAAAATCAATCGGCTCGTCACCGCAGCTCATCGCGCCCCAGGTTCGCGATGCGTGCGCAAACGCTGCCTTCTGGGTTAAACAGCGCATTTTCGAGCCTACAGAGCTTGCTGTCCGATTTCATCACAGAATGGTCGCGGTTCATCCATTCCCGAACGGGAACGGTCGGCACGCGCGATTGCTGGCAGATGCACTCCTTTACTCGCTCGGAGTCGACCTTCTGACCTGGGGCAGCCAAGGTCTGCAGGCCACAGGCGAAGTGAGGCGAACCTATATCGACGCGCTCAGGTCGGCAGATAACGGTGACTTGTCGGGATTGATGCGACTCGCACGCGCATGATAGGATGCGGCGGAGCGGCTGACTCGGATCGCGGCGAGCGTGCAAGTTACTTCGCTGCGAGTTTAGCGAGCGTGGCCATCGGCAGGAACAGCTGGCCTTGCTCGTCACGCGCGAGTCGGGCGAGCAGGGTCGCAGAAAGCACCGGGTAGCGCAAAAGTCGCGCACGTTTCCTGTCGGTGTCCGGAATCCGATTTAACGGAATCGAGGTTGCGGCGACGGTGTAATACCCGATGACCCCGCGTGACTCCGCCTGGACGAGGACGTGAGTGGCTGACAGGCGGGATCGCATGTCCCTCAGGGCGCGCTCGCGAAGAAATCGCGCGAGCGACGGCTTTTCGCATGAGAAGCCGTCTCGGTCGTGCTGCTCCGTGAGCCGCTCGAAGCGATATAGCGGCGAGCGCGGTTTCAGGACTGGCTCATCGCCTTGTCGTACGCCTTCCAGGCCCGCTTCAGCCGCTCGCTGGGCGCAGGTGGATTGAGCAACGCGTCGAGCATCGCGAGCTGGTCACGTCGCGAGTAGCGCAGCGTGCGCACCTGCTCGAGTGACCGTTTGGATGCGCGCCGAAGCACCTTGAGGACGTATTCGCTGGGCTTCATGCCGTGCAGCTCCGCCGCGCGCGCCACGAGCTGCTTGTCATCCGGGGTGAGACGAAGCTCCAGCCGGTCAGAGCGGGTTCCTTTCCGCGCCGGCGCCGAAGCGGTTCCATGTGAAAGCGCTGGACGATCGGGCGGATCTCGAGATCAGGTTCCCGCGAGTCGAAGGCTACACCCAGGCGGTGAAGAGTCGGGTCACGGTGAACTGGCAGAAGGTCCCGCGTCTCGTCCTCGAGCCGGGCAGGTATCCGACGCTGGTGGACATGGCGGGCGTCTCGGTTGATTCGACGGGCAATTTCACGCCGGCGCTTCCCGGAAAGATGCACGAGATCACGATGAAGCCATTCTTCGAGGGGATGCGCGTGCAGCGCGGCGTCTTCCAGATGGCGTCAGCTCTGACGAAAAACTATCTGGCACAGCGCGACACGACTGTGCCGGCGCATATGCTCTTCCCGCAGCTCGAGGCGATCTGCCGGAGATTCGTGAACGAGCTCGTCGTCGCGCCTCCCGGCTCGGAACGCGTGCACGTGTTCCAGGCTCCGTACTACACATGGGCTGTCGAGATACTGCTCCAGCAGATCCAGCCCGACGTCTCGGCTGGTGAGAGCGCGGAGCTTCCGCGCCTCGAGGCGCTGCGCCCGGAAGGATCCACAGCCGACGTGGATTTCTGGACGAGCAAGAACGTGCGGGCAACACAGCGCAGTCACGTCAACTACATCGTCGGTGATTCCGGATGGGAAGCGCAGGCCGCCCACAAGTTCGACCACCACGACCGAGTCACCGCATTCGTCAAGAACGCCGGGCTCGGCTTCACCATCCCGTACATGCACGACGGGGAAATGCACGACTTTGTGCCCGACTTCATCGTGCGGCTCCGCGCAAACGATGGCGATGAGCCGGTCAATCTGATTCTCGAGACTAAGGGCTACGATCCGCTGCGTGATGTGAAGTCATCGGCCGCTGAGCGGTGGATCAACGCCGTCAATGCCGACG harbors:
- a CDS encoding mobile mystery protein B, with amino-acid sequence MPPVPEGTTPLDPDEAADLIPDHLMTTADLNDWEATNIVHAQEWALGRKHPDVATEHFVKSLHLRMFDETWTWAGKYRVSEKSIGSSPQLIAPQVRDACANAAFWVKQRIFEPTELAVRFHHRMVAVHPFPNGNGRHARLLADALLYSLGVDLLTWGSQGLQATGEVRRTYIDALRSADNGDLSGLMRLARA
- a CDS encoding DUF1778 domain-containing protein, with translation MELRLTPDDKQLVARAAELHGMKPSEYVLKVLRRASKRSLEQVRTLRYSRRDQLAMLDALLNPPAPSERLKRAWKAYDKAMSQS